In Bacteroides coprosuis DSM 18011, the following are encoded in one genomic region:
- a CDS encoding transcriptional regulator, AraC family (COGs: COG2207 AraC-type DNA-binding domain-containing protein~InterPro IPR000005:IPR018060~KEGG: bth:BT_2120 transcriptional regulator~PFAM: HTH transcriptional regulator, AraC~SMART: Helix-turn-helix, AraC type, DNA binding domain~SPTR: Transcriptional regulator;~IMG reference gene:2504107381): MRAIDFSKYTQKELLSEINKKRVIMDHQLLFFIEEGCYEVTINNEGFHLDKGSLTVILPTAELCTTYISDDLLIYILSSRSIENSDSINKSRSFEYFYEHPVFIIERTCYEDILKYMKLFTSLADKSRPPACCTKAITLLSYSLEFYIRNYCLSKLKRNGMDTTNPYFYLYHDFIDDLKENIQEQRHVSFYAEKQAIHPKYFSHLIKEFSGHSPKYWITIELLYLCKNLLLGSDLSIKEISDKLNFSHIAVFSTFFKNNTGVCPQTYRETSQKYRLLDQLDDSSIHLEQP; this comes from the coding sequence ATGAGAGCAATAGATTTTTCTAAGTATACCCAAAAAGAGCTGTTATCAGAAATCAATAAAAAAAGAGTCATTATGGATCACCAACTCCTATTCTTTATAGAAGAAGGGTGTTATGAAGTAACCATAAATAATGAGGGATTTCATCTTGATAAAGGAAGCTTGACTGTAATATTGCCTACAGCTGAACTCTGTACAACCTATATATCAGACGACCTCTTGATATATATTCTTTCCTCACGAAGCATTGAAAACAGTGATAGTATCAATAAAAGCCGTTCGTTTGAATATTTTTATGAGCATCCCGTTTTTATTATTGAACGTACTTGCTATGAAGATATTCTGAAATATATGAAACTATTTACAAGTTTGGCAGATAAAAGCAGACCTCCGGCTTGCTGTACAAAGGCGATTACACTACTTAGCTATTCGCTAGAGTTTTATATTCGCAATTACTGCTTATCGAAGCTCAAAAGGAATGGTATGGATACCACAAATCCTTATTTTTATTTGTATCACGACTTTATTGATGACTTAAAAGAGAATATTCAAGAACAACGTCACGTCTCTTTTTACGCAGAAAAACAGGCCATACATCCTAAATATTTTTCGCATTTGATAAAAGAGTTTTCGGGACATTCTCCAAAGTATTGGATAACTATTGAGCTACTATACCTCTGTAAAAACCTATTACTAGGCAGTGATTTGAGTATTAAGGAGATTAGTGATAAACTCAATTTTTCGCATATTGCTGTATTCTCCACTTTTTTCAAGAACAATACAGGTGTTTGTCCTCAAACGTATAGGGAAACCAGTCAAAAATACAGACTCTTAGATCAATTAGATGACAGTTCTATTCATCTTGAGCAACCCTAA
- a CDS encoding hypothetical protein (KEGG: bth:BT_3742 hypothetical protein~SPTR: Putative uncharacterized protein;~IMG reference gene:2504107382): MKKNWLYLFICCMLVGSLVSCSEEDDLDDYPTIGNENNGVYMGNLTYRIGSADPTPLPQKVYVKKSKDEHVDIQINNLHWKEGRLSVTLEDIKASIEEFGGIVTLSSQQTVTVGTEEAKELEFEITLNGTIDKEQLDAEGTIHFLIPSDLGKKKFVFKGTKLEGDLSSEANITEFGIESNLIIGEGSRLYTDTREIKLALSKEATTEDLKHLKPIFEVSEGAKVSPASGTPLDFTNPVIFTVTSQDGIVTNVYKVTFFDRLSVINFEDWENKNTHLDPTCQYTLPLGQNRLMWSSSDAAFANLMNNPTTSEDESVPIKPADHFGVTAVSDAHSGSHAASLQTMRMRESNIYGVPAIVGGMLYSGTHEFDFNNFPYLGNIKMGFPVNYKPIALKGYYKYKSGTPYSLCLDISNPTNVIERNDTEDALLIRVVVFQVDNRFNEEEVLSLADIAKTDINQISDKVVAIGEFKSSAHQTSYQEFSIPIEFNADKEFSYSKEYRIAFYITSSYKSHLFSGANGSTLLLDDLEIISE; the protein is encoded by the coding sequence ATGAAGAAGAATTGGCTTTACCTATTTATCTGCTGCATGCTGGTAGGTAGTTTAGTATCCTGTTCAGAAGAGGATGATCTCGATGATTATCCTACAATTGGCAACGAGAATAATGGCGTATATATGGGGAATCTTACTTATAGAATAGGTAGTGCCGACCCAACACCTCTTCCTCAGAAAGTCTATGTAAAGAAGAGTAAAGACGAACATGTTGATATTCAAATAAACAATCTGCATTGGAAAGAAGGTCGATTATCTGTGACTTTAGAAGATATAAAGGCATCTATTGAAGAGTTTGGTGGTATCGTAACTTTAAGCAGCCAGCAAACAGTAACTGTAGGAACTGAAGAGGCAAAGGAGCTTGAATTTGAAATTACACTAAATGGTACAATAGACAAAGAGCAGTTGGATGCCGAAGGAACCATTCATTTCCTTATCCCCAGCGATCTTGGTAAAAAGAAGTTTGTATTCAAAGGTACTAAGCTAGAGGGTGATTTGAGTTCTGAAGCAAACATTACAGAGTTTGGTATAGAAAGTAACTTAATTATAGGAGAAGGTTCTCGCCTTTATACCGATACCAGAGAGATAAAGCTTGCTCTATCCAAAGAAGCTACGACCGAAGACTTAAAGCATTTAAAACCTATCTTTGAAGTATCTGAAGGAGCTAAAGTTAGTCCAGCAAGTGGTACACCTCTCGATTTTACCAATCCCGTTATTTTTACTGTAACCTCGCAAGATGGTATCGTGACCAATGTGTATAAAGTAACATTCTTCGATCGTTTAAGTGTGATAAACTTTGAAGATTGGGAGAATAAGAATACCCATTTAGATCCAACTTGCCAATACACATTACCCCTGGGGCAAAATCGTTTAATGTGGAGTAGCAGTGATGCTGCCTTTGCCAATTTAATGAATAATCCCACTACCTCCGAAGATGAATCAGTGCCTATTAAGCCAGCAGATCATTTTGGTGTAACTGCAGTATCTGATGCCCATTCGGGATCACACGCTGCTTCATTACAAACAATGCGTATGCGTGAAAGCAACATCTATGGAGTTCCAGCTATAGTGGGTGGTATGTTGTACTCGGGCACTCATGAATTCGATTTTAATAACTTCCCCTATCTGGGGAATATTAAGATGGGCTTTCCTGTAAACTACAAACCAATAGCTCTAAAAGGGTATTACAAATATAAAAGTGGCACCCCTTATTCTCTGTGTTTAGATATTTCTAATCCTACTAACGTCATAGAAAGAAACGATACAGAAGATGCCCTATTAATACGTGTCGTGGTATTTCAAGTTGACAATCGCTTCAATGAAGAAGAAGTGCTGAGTTTGGCAGATATTGCTAAAACAGATATCAATCAGATTTCAGATAAAGTAGTAGCAATAGGGGAGTTTAAGAGTTCGGCACACCAAACCTCGTATCAAGAGTTTTCTATCCCTATAGAGTTTAATGCTGATAAAGAATTTAGTTACAGCAAAGAGTACCGCATCGCTTTCTACATCACATCAAGTTACAAAAGCCACCTTTTCTCGGGAGCGAATGGCAGTACACTTTTGCTTGATGATTTAGAAATCATATCAGAGTAA
- a CDS encoding hypothetical protein (IMG reference gene:2504107383): MFVPLFVEEASSKIPIFPKNEERDFIIIIDSS, translated from the coding sequence ATGTTTGTACCTTTGTTTGTAGAAGAGGCTTCAAGTAAGATACCTATCTTCCCTAAAAATGAAGAAAGAGATTTTATCATTATTATAGACTCTTCTTAG
- a CDS encoding hypothetical protein (KEGG: cpy:Cphy_3591 methyl-accepting chemotaxis sensory transducer~SPTR: Methyl-accepting chemotaxis sensory transducer;~IMG reference gene:2504107384), with protein MRKSIILIFTLVLMFPLTSLAQRGDVLRSLSDSFDKSKEALNYTVSAIENMTEAYKNISTNNAARFVTLVYSNLSYSSKSVQQALQSANEAETSAEQMNCLTVKESVRSAKALLESAEQGLDNALLLPNKPKRRMKKLKWMPI; from the coding sequence ATGAGAAAGTCAATTATTCTAATTTTTACATTAGTGTTGATGTTTCCTTTAACTAGCTTAGCGCAGCGTGGAGATGTACTCCGCAGTTTGTCTGATTCTTTTGATAAAAGTAAGGAAGCACTCAACTATACTGTTTCTGCCATAGAAAACATGACAGAAGCTTATAAAAATATATCAACTAATAATGCGGCACGTTTTGTCACATTGGTATATTCCAATTTATCTTATAGTAGTAAATCGGTTCAACAAGCCTTACAAAGTGCCAACGAAGCAGAAACATCTGCCGAACAGATGAATTGCCTTACAGTGAAAGAGTCTGTTCGTTCCGCTAAAGCTTTACTTGAAAGTGCAGAGCAAGGACTCGACAATGCCCTTCTTTTGCCAAACAAGCCAAAGAGGAGAATGAAAAAGCTCAAGTGGATGCCAATTTGA
- a CDS encoding hypothetical protein (KEGG: eca:ECA3394 hypothetical protein~SPTR: Putative uncharacterized protein;~IMG reference gene:2504107385): protein MKTSSIQTLYGTIYGRDALRVQDVDLSMHPLYLEITTTLQLSACRPRQDNVKKEVTLVFRFSNVQNLQITPYDEFAYEKDLKSAFDKARVSDSDECDTYILSTYKYVIVVTGKYEIIYDE, encoded by the coding sequence ATGAAAACATCTTCAATTCAAACTTTATATGGTACCATCTATGGGCGAGATGCCTTGAGAGTACAAGATGTAGATCTGAGTATGCACCCTTTATATTTGGAGATTACTACGACATTGCAACTTTCGGCTTGCCGACCTAGGCAGGATAATGTGAAGAAAGAAGTTACATTGGTTTTTCGTTTTTCCAATGTGCAAAATTTACAGATTACTCCTTACGATGAGTTTGCTTATGAGAAAGATTTGAAATCTGCTTTTGATAAAGCTCGTGTATCCGATTCGGATGAGTGCGATACATACATATTGAGTACCTATAAATATGTGATTGTGGTAACAGGAAAGTACGAGATTATCTACGATGAGTAA
- a CDS encoding hypothetical protein (KEGG: bhy:BHWA1_01678 hypothetical protein~SPTR: Putative uncharacterized protein;~IMG reference gene:2504107386), translated as MKKDTYDDFDDLDDIQGFDNNNDYYQDFDDNDNFDDEDFKDDDSYEMIDSYLLDEKDWDEDKAWDDDEDDNFIDEESEDKWED; from the coding sequence ATGAAGAAAGATACATATGATGATTTCGATGACTTAGATGATATTCAAGGCTTCGATAACAACAATGATTATTATCAAGATTTTGATGATAATGACAACTTTGATGATGAAGATTTCAAAGATGATGATTCATATGAAATGATAGATTCATACCTCCTAGATGAAAAGGACTGGGATGAAGACAAGGCATGGGATGACGATGAAGATGACAACTTCATTGATGAAGAATCCGAAGATAAATGGGAAGATTAA